Proteins from a genomic interval of Crassostrea angulata isolate pt1a10 chromosome 7, ASM2561291v2, whole genome shotgun sequence:
- the LOC128192613 gene encoding uncharacterized protein LOC128192613 isoform X3 encodes MKSIEMTDQERRSRVDDLSPKRSVAQGSSAKSDHVVDINLDLDPDLMLEVDIPLDNTDRTPSTHSRRTSARTKSGSRKVMSAGNDKNCQSARSHVYIKTRARPMKPHETEPFLCIDNISPDKLQLMAEREANCASKSGSRKDSRSKTPVISTNQNFPFWATAKSPYSSPIPPRKVSRKTNGANDSRSSKWSSSRCGARTPSSMMFLSPNPASRANQHVKSPFKHAVPKKKDFDDSSTFSERSHVRTPASELKERTAVATYCVGRVLNKEKEKSEQKKAQGKLLKGKLKPLKPVHVEGPSINNCRGILSETRSHASPPNNRTLTRRRELIQRIPNVHEFLYERPRTVESIHRTSVASSLDENRELKDDEETPPDTSRLSPIDSDVNMPVAPPASMATTYKMVDGTLQPTPTPRNLTELQSTSTRENFLKKGDSSSNFNDNTSKRLEPDNTMMTTFEEPERSGTPEDRSKFVRFADGIHPEKPSKELTEEEIQNENVMEVEVTIKNQDKKEKEEKGKSSCKTEDIGNVKKKDDEEDPYGEGSKGPNGNKTAKEINRLEGSGKSKGTERSDENKENYGKQRSGDHQPSKDELKIETTQLLASSEPLKKSGTSTHYTLLSSSHEGSTPSVLNIQTVIHGSSIHHLVGPESPHRSRSPSPSRSPTRASSRSQTPSSVKSKADKSNKLIRPSSANQQTRKQRRVSRESHSSADTLTARKSKVYFEGEKPPRQSVFVETEGNDGVSVGLKEDRALTFEEIEAELNALKEDIEERRKFEDVDKISIDDDSDDDSLMDEVNVDLICLPTNNEQENVQEDMSDYNMLLDVYRKKCMDVSENCGVLSEALISPRKTVSRPRSGGAWKDRKTNKNAGSRRNSFHFERTPHSSRSSIPPGENNLKHTTSEISIADSGYSMASSDVSHRVESPVPRLNLQAEETSDIGQMESDRTEDKTLLELVCDELPDVKQTSEGLPEKRKQEEKMDLEIVANTKEIQKSKIKRKPNPSQSAPFAPLCFNVNARPPDGYIYYFAYGADMNPSRISTYIHRKVENRFWGLLFGFNLVFNKKGSDIEAGAFANIEFNPFCSTEGCIYQITPQELELLDKFVGYPEHYEHLMLPVWMTNSLEGDKLGVAQYCVPAVMYIAQQKWIAKDNEKLNCDYALTQCIKSSDLVTPNYRDHLVNKAGTIEIQS; translated from the exons ATG AAATCGATAGAAATGACGGATCAAGAGAGGAGATCGAGAGTAGATGACCTATCGCCTAAACGTTCTGTGGCTCAAGGGTCTTCAGCTAAATCCGATCATGTGGTTGATATAAATTTGGATCTAGATCCAGATTTAATGCTGGAAGTTGACATTCCCCTAGACAACACGGACAGAACGCCATCTACGCACAGTCGGAGGACTTCAGCGAGAACAAAGTCTGGATCCAGGAAAGTGATGTCCGCTGGCAATGACAAGAATTGTCAAAGTGCTAGATCACATGTGTACATAAAGACTAGAGCAAGACCCATGAAACCCCACGAG ACAGAGCCATTCTTGTGTATAGACAACATTTCACCAGACAAACTACAACTAATGGCAG aAAGAGAAGCCAATTGTGCCTCTAAGAGTGGATCCCGCAAAGACAGTCGATCCAAAACTCCAGTCATATCAACCAATCAGAACTTTCCATTCTGGGCAACTGCCAAATCCCCTTACAGTTCTCCAATTCCTCCAAG AAAAGTATCTCGAAAAACAAATGGTGCAAACGACAGTCGGAGTTCAAAGTG GAGTTCTTCACGATGCGGCGCTCGAACCCCTTCCTCAATGATGTTTCTCTCACCGAATCCAGCCTCCCGGGCAAACCAGCATGTCAAATCACCATTCAAGCACGCTGTCCCAAAGAAAAAGGACTTCGATGACAGCTCTACATTCAGT gAAAGATCCCATGTGCGTACTCCTGCTTCTGAGCTTAAGGAGCGTACAGCAGTTGCAACGTACTGTGTGGGGAGAGTGCTCAATAAAGAGAAGGAAAAATCGGAACAGAAAAAAGCCCAAGGAAAACTTCTGAAGGGAAA GTTAAAGCCACTGAAACCTGTTCATGTTGAGGGACCTTCAATCAATAATTGCAGAGGAATTTTGTCAG aAACAAGAAGTCACGCATCCCCGCCAAATAACAGAACACTGACACGTCGCAGAGAGTTGATTCAGAGAATCCCTAATGTGCATGAGTTCCTGTACGAGCGTCCTCGGACAGTTGAGTCCATTCACAGAACATCTGTGGCCTCGAGCTTGGACGAGAACAGAGAACTCAAAGATGATGAGGAGACTCCCCCTGATACCAGCAG ACTGTCGCCAATAGATTCAGATGTCAACATGCCTGTGGCCCCACCAGCTTCCATGGCAACAACTTACAAAATGGTGGACGGAACTC tTCAACCCACACCAACCCCTCGAAACCTAACTGAGCTTCAGTCCACGAGCACTCGGGAGAACTTTCTAAAGAAAGGAGACTCAAGCTCCAATTTCAATGACAACACTTCAAAGCGACTAGAGCCGGACAACACCATGATGACAACATTTGAGGAACCAGAAAGATCGGGAACCCCAGAAGACAGGTCCAAGTTTGTCCGGTTTGCTGATGGGATCCATCCCGAGAAGCCATCAAAGGAGTTGACTGAAGAGGAGATACAGAACGAGAATGTAATGGAGGTGGAAGTTACCATTAAAAATCaggataaaaaagaaaaggaagaAAAAGGAAAATCATCATGTAAAACAGAGGATATTGGAAATGTGAAAAAGAAAGATGATGAGGAGGATCCCTATGGTGAGGGAAGTAAGGGGCCAAATGGAAATAAAACGGCAAAGGAAATTAATCGATTAGAAGGTAGTGGTAAAAGTAAAGGTACAGAGAGAAGTGATGAGAACAAAGAGAATTATGGGAAACAAAGGAGTGGTGATCACCAGCCATCCAAGGATGAGTTAAAAATAGAAACCACACAACTCTTAGCAAGCAGTGAACCACTGAAAAAATCTGGTACAAGCACTCATTATACACTGCTTTCTTCTAGTCATGAGGGCTCAACACCAAGTGTACTGAACATACAAACTGTGATTCACGGAAGCTCCATTCATCATCTTGTGGGACCAGAGAGTCCCCATCGCAGCAGGTCTCCTAGTCCATCCAGAAGTCCAACCCGAGCTTCATCCAGGAGTCAAACTCCATCTTCTGTCAAATCCAAAGCGGATAAATCCAATAAGCTAATCCGACCCTCCTCAGCCAATCAGCAAACTAGAAAGCAGAGGAGGGTGTCCAGGGAATCTCACAGCTCTGCTGACACACTCACAGCCAGGAAATCAAAGGTGTACTTTGAGGGTGAGAAGCCTCCCAGACAGTCAGTGTTTGTGGAGACTGAGGGAAATGATGGGGTTTCTGTGGGACTCAAGGAGGACAGGGCCCTCACATTCGAGGAGATTGAGGCAGAGCTCAATGCTTTAAAAGAGGATATAGAAGAGAGAAGGAAGTTTGAGGACGTGGACAAGATTTCTATTGATGATGATAGTGATGATGATAGTCTGATGGATGAAGTAAATGTGGATTTGATTTGTTTACCTACCAATAACGAGCAAGAAAATGTTCAGGAGGACATGAGTGACTACAACATGTTGTTAGATGTGTATCGCAAAAAATGTATGGACGTCAGTGAGAACTGTGGTGTCTTAAGTGAGGCACTGATTTCACCGAGGAAAACCGTATCAAGACCAAGAAGTGGAGGGGCGTGGAAAGACAGGAAAACCAACAAAAATGCTGGAAGCAGAaggaacagttttcattttgagAGAACTCCACATAGCAGCAGGAGTAGCATTCCACCAGGAGAAAACAATTTGAAACACACCACTTCAGAAATTTCTATTGCAGACAGTGGTTACAGCATGGCCTCTAGTGATGTCAGTCACAGAGTTGAGAGTCCCGTGCCACGACTGAATCTCCAGGCCGAGGAGACCAGTGACATAGGACAGATGGAGTCTGACCGGACCGAGGACAAGACATTACTGGAACTGGTGTGTGATGAACTACCCGACGTAAAGCAG ACTTCTGAAGGGTTACCAGAGAAAAGAAAACA AGAGGAGAAGATGGACCTAGAAATTGTTGCCAATACAAAGGAAATTCAAAAGTCAAA AATCAAGAGAAAACCAAATCCCTCCCAAAGTGCCCCGTTTGCTCCGCTATGCTTCAATGTCAATGCTAGACCCCCTGACGGATATATCTACTACTTTGCTTATGGTGCAGACATGAACCCATCCAG aatctCTACATACATCCATAGGAAGGTGGAAAACAGATTTTGGGGGCTGCTGTTTGGTTTTAATTTAGTTTTCAACAAAAAAG GATCTGACATTGAGGCTGGTGCATTTGCTAACATTGAATTCAATCCATTCTGTTCTACAGAGGGGTGTATTTACCAAATAACTCCTCAGGAGCTTGAACTCTTAGACAAATTTGTTGGCTACCCTGAG CATTATGAGCACCTGATGTTACCTGTTTGGATGACAAATTCTCTAGAGGGAGACAAACTAGGTGTGGCCCAGTACTGTGTTCCAGCTGTCATGTACATAGCTCAACAAAAGTGGATTGCGAAGG ataATGAGAAACTGAACTGTGACTATGCTTTGACTCAGTGCATCAAAAGTTCTGACCTAGTAACTCCCAACTATAGGGATCACCTAGTGAACAAGGCAGGGACCATCGAAATACAGAGCTAA
- the LOC128192613 gene encoding uncharacterized protein LOC128192613 isoform X4, protein MKSIEMTDQERRSRVDDLSPKRSVAQGSSAKSDHVVDINLDLDPDLMLEVDIPLDNTDRTPSTHSRRTSARTKSGSRKVMSAGNDKNCQSARSHVYIKTRARPMKPHETEPFLCIDNISPDKLQLMAEREANCASKSGSRKDSRSKTPVISTNQNFPFWATAKSPYSSPIPPRSSSRCGARTPSSMMFLSPNPASRANQHVKSPFKHAVPKKKDFDDSSTFSERSHVRTPASELKERTAVATYCVGRVLNKEKEKSEQKKAQGKLLKGKSVYPIGDYIWLKPLKPVHVEGPSINNCRGILSETRSHASPPNNRTLTRRRELIQRIPNVHEFLYERPRTVESIHRTSVASSLDENRELKDDEETPPDTSRLSPIDSDVNMPVAPPASMATTYKMVDGTLQPTPTPRNLTELQSTSTRENFLKKGDSSSNFNDNTSKRLEPDNTMMTTFEEPERSGTPEDRSKFVRFADGIHPEKPSKELTEEEIQNENVMEVEVTIKNQDKKEKEEKGKSSCKTEDIGNVKKKDDEEDPYGEGSKGPNGNKTAKEINRLEGSGKSKGTERSDENKENYGKQRSGDHQPSKDELKIETTQLLASSEPLKKSGTSTHYTLLSSSHEGSTPSVLNIQTVIHGSSIHHLVGPESPHRSRSPSPSRSPTRASSRSQTPSSVKSKADKSNKLIRPSSANQQTRKQRRVSRESHSSADTLTARKSKVYFEGEKPPRQSVFVETEGNDGVSVGLKEDRALTFEEIEAELNALKEDIEERRKFEDVDKISIDDDSDDDSLMDEVNVDLICLPTNNEQENVQEDMSDYNMLLDVYRKKCMDVSENCGVLSEALISPRKTVSRPRSGGAWKDRKTNKNAGSRRNSFHFERTPHSSRSSIPPGENNLKHTTSEISIADSGYSMASSDVSHRVESPVPRLNLQAEETSDIGQMESDRTEDKTLLELVCDELPDVKQTSEGLPEKRKQEEKMDLEIVANTKEIQKSKIKRKPNPSQSAPFAPLCFNVNARPPDGYIYYFAYGADMNPSRISTYIHRKVENRFWGLLFGFNLVFNKKGSDIEAGAFANIEFNPFCSTEGCIYQITPQELELLDKFVGYPEHYEHLMLPVWMTNSLEGDKLGVAQYCVPAVMYIAQQKWIAKDNEKLNCDYALTQCIKSSDLVTPNYRDHLVNKAGTIEIQS, encoded by the exons ATG AAATCGATAGAAATGACGGATCAAGAGAGGAGATCGAGAGTAGATGACCTATCGCCTAAACGTTCTGTGGCTCAAGGGTCTTCAGCTAAATCCGATCATGTGGTTGATATAAATTTGGATCTAGATCCAGATTTAATGCTGGAAGTTGACATTCCCCTAGACAACACGGACAGAACGCCATCTACGCACAGTCGGAGGACTTCAGCGAGAACAAAGTCTGGATCCAGGAAAGTGATGTCCGCTGGCAATGACAAGAATTGTCAAAGTGCTAGATCACATGTGTACATAAAGACTAGAGCAAGACCCATGAAACCCCACGAG ACAGAGCCATTCTTGTGTATAGACAACATTTCACCAGACAAACTACAACTAATGGCAG aAAGAGAAGCCAATTGTGCCTCTAAGAGTGGATCCCGCAAAGACAGTCGATCCAAAACTCCAGTCATATCAACCAATCAGAACTTTCCATTCTGGGCAACTGCCAAATCCCCTTACAGTTCTCCAATTCCTCCAAG GAGTTCTTCACGATGCGGCGCTCGAACCCCTTCCTCAATGATGTTTCTCTCACCGAATCCAGCCTCCCGGGCAAACCAGCATGTCAAATCACCATTCAAGCACGCTGTCCCAAAGAAAAAGGACTTCGATGACAGCTCTACATTCAGT gAAAGATCCCATGTGCGTACTCCTGCTTCTGAGCTTAAGGAGCGTACAGCAGTTGCAACGTACTGTGTGGGGAGAGTGCTCAATAAAGAGAAGGAAAAATCGGAACAGAAAAAAGCCCAAGGAAAACTTCTGAAGGGAAA ATCTGTCTATCCAATTGGTGATTACATATG GTTAAAGCCACTGAAACCTGTTCATGTTGAGGGACCTTCAATCAATAATTGCAGAGGAATTTTGTCAG aAACAAGAAGTCACGCATCCCCGCCAAATAACAGAACACTGACACGTCGCAGAGAGTTGATTCAGAGAATCCCTAATGTGCATGAGTTCCTGTACGAGCGTCCTCGGACAGTTGAGTCCATTCACAGAACATCTGTGGCCTCGAGCTTGGACGAGAACAGAGAACTCAAAGATGATGAGGAGACTCCCCCTGATACCAGCAG ACTGTCGCCAATAGATTCAGATGTCAACATGCCTGTGGCCCCACCAGCTTCCATGGCAACAACTTACAAAATGGTGGACGGAACTC tTCAACCCACACCAACCCCTCGAAACCTAACTGAGCTTCAGTCCACGAGCACTCGGGAGAACTTTCTAAAGAAAGGAGACTCAAGCTCCAATTTCAATGACAACACTTCAAAGCGACTAGAGCCGGACAACACCATGATGACAACATTTGAGGAACCAGAAAGATCGGGAACCCCAGAAGACAGGTCCAAGTTTGTCCGGTTTGCTGATGGGATCCATCCCGAGAAGCCATCAAAGGAGTTGACTGAAGAGGAGATACAGAACGAGAATGTAATGGAGGTGGAAGTTACCATTAAAAATCaggataaaaaagaaaaggaagaAAAAGGAAAATCATCATGTAAAACAGAGGATATTGGAAATGTGAAAAAGAAAGATGATGAGGAGGATCCCTATGGTGAGGGAAGTAAGGGGCCAAATGGAAATAAAACGGCAAAGGAAATTAATCGATTAGAAGGTAGTGGTAAAAGTAAAGGTACAGAGAGAAGTGATGAGAACAAAGAGAATTATGGGAAACAAAGGAGTGGTGATCACCAGCCATCCAAGGATGAGTTAAAAATAGAAACCACACAACTCTTAGCAAGCAGTGAACCACTGAAAAAATCTGGTACAAGCACTCATTATACACTGCTTTCTTCTAGTCATGAGGGCTCAACACCAAGTGTACTGAACATACAAACTGTGATTCACGGAAGCTCCATTCATCATCTTGTGGGACCAGAGAGTCCCCATCGCAGCAGGTCTCCTAGTCCATCCAGAAGTCCAACCCGAGCTTCATCCAGGAGTCAAACTCCATCTTCTGTCAAATCCAAAGCGGATAAATCCAATAAGCTAATCCGACCCTCCTCAGCCAATCAGCAAACTAGAAAGCAGAGGAGGGTGTCCAGGGAATCTCACAGCTCTGCTGACACACTCACAGCCAGGAAATCAAAGGTGTACTTTGAGGGTGAGAAGCCTCCCAGACAGTCAGTGTTTGTGGAGACTGAGGGAAATGATGGGGTTTCTGTGGGACTCAAGGAGGACAGGGCCCTCACATTCGAGGAGATTGAGGCAGAGCTCAATGCTTTAAAAGAGGATATAGAAGAGAGAAGGAAGTTTGAGGACGTGGACAAGATTTCTATTGATGATGATAGTGATGATGATAGTCTGATGGATGAAGTAAATGTGGATTTGATTTGTTTACCTACCAATAACGAGCAAGAAAATGTTCAGGAGGACATGAGTGACTACAACATGTTGTTAGATGTGTATCGCAAAAAATGTATGGACGTCAGTGAGAACTGTGGTGTCTTAAGTGAGGCACTGATTTCACCGAGGAAAACCGTATCAAGACCAAGAAGTGGAGGGGCGTGGAAAGACAGGAAAACCAACAAAAATGCTGGAAGCAGAaggaacagttttcattttgagAGAACTCCACATAGCAGCAGGAGTAGCATTCCACCAGGAGAAAACAATTTGAAACACACCACTTCAGAAATTTCTATTGCAGACAGTGGTTACAGCATGGCCTCTAGTGATGTCAGTCACAGAGTTGAGAGTCCCGTGCCACGACTGAATCTCCAGGCCGAGGAGACCAGTGACATAGGACAGATGGAGTCTGACCGGACCGAGGACAAGACATTACTGGAACTGGTGTGTGATGAACTACCCGACGTAAAGCAG ACTTCTGAAGGGTTACCAGAGAAAAGAAAACA AGAGGAGAAGATGGACCTAGAAATTGTTGCCAATACAAAGGAAATTCAAAAGTCAAA AATCAAGAGAAAACCAAATCCCTCCCAAAGTGCCCCGTTTGCTCCGCTATGCTTCAATGTCAATGCTAGACCCCCTGACGGATATATCTACTACTTTGCTTATGGTGCAGACATGAACCCATCCAG aatctCTACATACATCCATAGGAAGGTGGAAAACAGATTTTGGGGGCTGCTGTTTGGTTTTAATTTAGTTTTCAACAAAAAAG GATCTGACATTGAGGCTGGTGCATTTGCTAACATTGAATTCAATCCATTCTGTTCTACAGAGGGGTGTATTTACCAAATAACTCCTCAGGAGCTTGAACTCTTAGACAAATTTGTTGGCTACCCTGAG CATTATGAGCACCTGATGTTACCTGTTTGGATGACAAATTCTCTAGAGGGAGACAAACTAGGTGTGGCCCAGTACTGTGTTCCAGCTGTCATGTACATAGCTCAACAAAAGTGGATTGCGAAGG ataATGAGAAACTGAACTGTGACTATGCTTTGACTCAGTGCATCAAAAGTTCTGACCTAGTAACTCCCAACTATAGGGATCACCTAGTGAACAAGGCAGGGACCATCGAAATACAGAGCTAA
- the LOC128192613 gene encoding uncharacterized protein LOC128192613 isoform X1, with the protein MKSIEMTDQERRSRVDDLSPKRSVAQGSSAKSDHVVDINLDLDPDLMLEVDIPLDNTDRTPSTHSRRTSARTKSGSRKVMSAGNDKNCQSARSHVYIKTRARPMKPHETEPFLCIDNISPDKLQLMAEREANCASKSGSRKDSRSKTPVISTNQNFPFWATAKSPYSSPIPPRKVSRKTNGANDSRSSKWSSSRCGARTPSSMMFLSPNPASRANQHVKSPFKHAVPKKKDFDDSSTFSERSHVRTPASELKERTAVATYCVGRVLNKEKEKSEQKKAQGKLLKGKSVYPIGDYIWLKPLKPVHVEGPSINNCRGILSETRSHASPPNNRTLTRRRELIQRIPNVHEFLYERPRTVESIHRTSVASSLDENRELKDDEETPPDTSRLSPIDSDVNMPVAPPASMATTYKMVDGTLQPTPTPRNLTELQSTSTRENFLKKGDSSSNFNDNTSKRLEPDNTMMTTFEEPERSGTPEDRSKFVRFADGIHPEKPSKELTEEEIQNENVMEVEVTIKNQDKKEKEEKGKSSCKTEDIGNVKKKDDEEDPYGEGSKGPNGNKTAKEINRLEGSGKSKGTERSDENKENYGKQRSGDHQPSKDELKIETTQLLASSEPLKKSGTSTHYTLLSSSHEGSTPSVLNIQTVIHGSSIHHLVGPESPHRSRSPSPSRSPTRASSRSQTPSSVKSKADKSNKLIRPSSANQQTRKQRRVSRESHSSADTLTARKSKVYFEGEKPPRQSVFVETEGNDGVSVGLKEDRALTFEEIEAELNALKEDIEERRKFEDVDKISIDDDSDDDSLMDEVNVDLICLPTNNEQENVQEDMSDYNMLLDVYRKKCMDVSENCGVLSEALISPRKTVSRPRSGGAWKDRKTNKNAGSRRNSFHFERTPHSSRSSIPPGENNLKHTTSEISIADSGYSMASSDVSHRVESPVPRLNLQAEETSDIGQMESDRTEDKTLLELVCDELPDVKQTSEGLPEKRKQEEKMDLEIVANTKEIQKSKIKRKPNPSQSAPFAPLCFNVNARPPDGYIYYFAYGADMNPSRISTYIHRKVENRFWGLLFGFNLVFNKKGSDIEAGAFANIEFNPFCSTEGCIYQITPQELELLDKFVGYPEHYEHLMLPVWMTNSLEGDKLGVAQYCVPAVMYIAQQKWIAKDNEKLNCDYALTQCIKSSDLVTPNYRDHLVNKAGTIEIQS; encoded by the exons ATG AAATCGATAGAAATGACGGATCAAGAGAGGAGATCGAGAGTAGATGACCTATCGCCTAAACGTTCTGTGGCTCAAGGGTCTTCAGCTAAATCCGATCATGTGGTTGATATAAATTTGGATCTAGATCCAGATTTAATGCTGGAAGTTGACATTCCCCTAGACAACACGGACAGAACGCCATCTACGCACAGTCGGAGGACTTCAGCGAGAACAAAGTCTGGATCCAGGAAAGTGATGTCCGCTGGCAATGACAAGAATTGTCAAAGTGCTAGATCACATGTGTACATAAAGACTAGAGCAAGACCCATGAAACCCCACGAG ACAGAGCCATTCTTGTGTATAGACAACATTTCACCAGACAAACTACAACTAATGGCAG aAAGAGAAGCCAATTGTGCCTCTAAGAGTGGATCCCGCAAAGACAGTCGATCCAAAACTCCAGTCATATCAACCAATCAGAACTTTCCATTCTGGGCAACTGCCAAATCCCCTTACAGTTCTCCAATTCCTCCAAG AAAAGTATCTCGAAAAACAAATGGTGCAAACGACAGTCGGAGTTCAAAGTG GAGTTCTTCACGATGCGGCGCTCGAACCCCTTCCTCAATGATGTTTCTCTCACCGAATCCAGCCTCCCGGGCAAACCAGCATGTCAAATCACCATTCAAGCACGCTGTCCCAAAGAAAAAGGACTTCGATGACAGCTCTACATTCAGT gAAAGATCCCATGTGCGTACTCCTGCTTCTGAGCTTAAGGAGCGTACAGCAGTTGCAACGTACTGTGTGGGGAGAGTGCTCAATAAAGAGAAGGAAAAATCGGAACAGAAAAAAGCCCAAGGAAAACTTCTGAAGGGAAA ATCTGTCTATCCAATTGGTGATTACATATG GTTAAAGCCACTGAAACCTGTTCATGTTGAGGGACCTTCAATCAATAATTGCAGAGGAATTTTGTCAG aAACAAGAAGTCACGCATCCCCGCCAAATAACAGAACACTGACACGTCGCAGAGAGTTGATTCAGAGAATCCCTAATGTGCATGAGTTCCTGTACGAGCGTCCTCGGACAGTTGAGTCCATTCACAGAACATCTGTGGCCTCGAGCTTGGACGAGAACAGAGAACTCAAAGATGATGAGGAGACTCCCCCTGATACCAGCAG ACTGTCGCCAATAGATTCAGATGTCAACATGCCTGTGGCCCCACCAGCTTCCATGGCAACAACTTACAAAATGGTGGACGGAACTC tTCAACCCACACCAACCCCTCGAAACCTAACTGAGCTTCAGTCCACGAGCACTCGGGAGAACTTTCTAAAGAAAGGAGACTCAAGCTCCAATTTCAATGACAACACTTCAAAGCGACTAGAGCCGGACAACACCATGATGACAACATTTGAGGAACCAGAAAGATCGGGAACCCCAGAAGACAGGTCCAAGTTTGTCCGGTTTGCTGATGGGATCCATCCCGAGAAGCCATCAAAGGAGTTGACTGAAGAGGAGATACAGAACGAGAATGTAATGGAGGTGGAAGTTACCATTAAAAATCaggataaaaaagaaaaggaagaAAAAGGAAAATCATCATGTAAAACAGAGGATATTGGAAATGTGAAAAAGAAAGATGATGAGGAGGATCCCTATGGTGAGGGAAGTAAGGGGCCAAATGGAAATAAAACGGCAAAGGAAATTAATCGATTAGAAGGTAGTGGTAAAAGTAAAGGTACAGAGAGAAGTGATGAGAACAAAGAGAATTATGGGAAACAAAGGAGTGGTGATCACCAGCCATCCAAGGATGAGTTAAAAATAGAAACCACACAACTCTTAGCAAGCAGTGAACCACTGAAAAAATCTGGTACAAGCACTCATTATACACTGCTTTCTTCTAGTCATGAGGGCTCAACACCAAGTGTACTGAACATACAAACTGTGATTCACGGAAGCTCCATTCATCATCTTGTGGGACCAGAGAGTCCCCATCGCAGCAGGTCTCCTAGTCCATCCAGAAGTCCAACCCGAGCTTCATCCAGGAGTCAAACTCCATCTTCTGTCAAATCCAAAGCGGATAAATCCAATAAGCTAATCCGACCCTCCTCAGCCAATCAGCAAACTAGAAAGCAGAGGAGGGTGTCCAGGGAATCTCACAGCTCTGCTGACACACTCACAGCCAGGAAATCAAAGGTGTACTTTGAGGGTGAGAAGCCTCCCAGACAGTCAGTGTTTGTGGAGACTGAGGGAAATGATGGGGTTTCTGTGGGACTCAAGGAGGACAGGGCCCTCACATTCGAGGAGATTGAGGCAGAGCTCAATGCTTTAAAAGAGGATATAGAAGAGAGAAGGAAGTTTGAGGACGTGGACAAGATTTCTATTGATGATGATAGTGATGATGATAGTCTGATGGATGAAGTAAATGTGGATTTGATTTGTTTACCTACCAATAACGAGCAAGAAAATGTTCAGGAGGACATGAGTGACTACAACATGTTGTTAGATGTGTATCGCAAAAAATGTATGGACGTCAGTGAGAACTGTGGTGTCTTAAGTGAGGCACTGATTTCACCGAGGAAAACCGTATCAAGACCAAGAAGTGGAGGGGCGTGGAAAGACAGGAAAACCAACAAAAATGCTGGAAGCAGAaggaacagttttcattttgagAGAACTCCACATAGCAGCAGGAGTAGCATTCCACCAGGAGAAAACAATTTGAAACACACCACTTCAGAAATTTCTATTGCAGACAGTGGTTACAGCATGGCCTCTAGTGATGTCAGTCACAGAGTTGAGAGTCCCGTGCCACGACTGAATCTCCAGGCCGAGGAGACCAGTGACATAGGACAGATGGAGTCTGACCGGACCGAGGACAAGACATTACTGGAACTGGTGTGTGATGAACTACCCGACGTAAAGCAG ACTTCTGAAGGGTTACCAGAGAAAAGAAAACA AGAGGAGAAGATGGACCTAGAAATTGTTGCCAATACAAAGGAAATTCAAAAGTCAAA AATCAAGAGAAAACCAAATCCCTCCCAAAGTGCCCCGTTTGCTCCGCTATGCTTCAATGTCAATGCTAGACCCCCTGACGGATATATCTACTACTTTGCTTATGGTGCAGACATGAACCCATCCAG aatctCTACATACATCCATAGGAAGGTGGAAAACAGATTTTGGGGGCTGCTGTTTGGTTTTAATTTAGTTTTCAACAAAAAAG GATCTGACATTGAGGCTGGTGCATTTGCTAACATTGAATTCAATCCATTCTGTTCTACAGAGGGGTGTATTTACCAAATAACTCCTCAGGAGCTTGAACTCTTAGACAAATTTGTTGGCTACCCTGAG CATTATGAGCACCTGATGTTACCTGTTTGGATGACAAATTCTCTAGAGGGAGACAAACTAGGTGTGGCCCAGTACTGTGTTCCAGCTGTCATGTACATAGCTCAACAAAAGTGGATTGCGAAGG ataATGAGAAACTGAACTGTGACTATGCTTTGACTCAGTGCATCAAAAGTTCTGACCTAGTAACTCCCAACTATAGGGATCACCTAGTGAACAAGGCAGGGACCATCGAAATACAGAGCTAA